The Mucilaginibacter yixingensis genome window below encodes:
- a CDS encoding SDR family oxidoreductase, with protein MNTTNKTALITGGGSGIGFEIAKQLVAKGNKVIITGRTEAKLKAAADEIGAAYFTADINKPADTDALKNFLLAEFGGLDVLINNAGHAYYYQPGPDADAATKAADEFQTNFFSAVRLTEELLPLLQKSAEAAIVNVTSIVALVPSTIISTYSASKAALHSYTQTLRYALSKTTNIKVFELMPPLVNTAFSAEIGGENGIPPAEVADTLLHGFENDVYEIHTGNTAGIHALAYAPTYNDAFLALNER; from the coding sequence ATGAATACTACAAACAAAACAGCTCTGATTACCGGCGGTGGTTCGGGCATAGGCTTTGAAATTGCTAAACAACTGGTTGCTAAAGGCAACAAAGTAATTATTACCGGTCGTACAGAGGCTAAACTGAAAGCCGCTGCAGATGAAATTGGCGCCGCCTATTTTACAGCCGATATTAATAAACCTGCAGATACAGACGCACTGAAAAACTTCCTTCTGGCCGAATTTGGCGGCCTGGATGTATTGATCAATAACGCCGGTCACGCTTACTACTATCAGCCTGGTCCCGATGCAGATGCTGCTACCAAAGCTGCGGATGAGTTTCAGACCAACTTCTTTTCGGCTGTTCGTCTAACCGAAGAGTTGTTGCCATTGCTGCAGAAAAGCGCTGAAGCCGCCATTGTGAACGTAACATCAATTGTGGCGCTGGTGCCGTCAACTATTATATCAACCTATAGCGCCAGTAAAGCAGCCCTGCACTCTTATACTCAAACCCTGCGTTATGCCCTGAGCAAAACCACCAATATTAAAGTATTTGAGCTGATGCCACCGCTGGTAAACACTGCCTTCTCTGCCGAGATTGGCGGCGAAAACGGCATCCCACCGGCAGAAGTAGCCGATACCCTGTTGCACGGTTTTGAAAATGATGTTTACGAAATACATACCGGCAATACCGCAGGTATTCATGCCCTGGCTTACGCGCCAACTTATAACGATGCGTTCCTGGCGTTAAACGAGCGATAA
- a CDS encoding DHA2 family efflux MFS transporter permease subunit, with the protein MSQLKRQLLILTVIAAAVMELIDTSIVNVALSHMSGNLGATLEDTSWVITSYAIANVIIIPITSFLTTKLGRRNYYIGSIIVFTVCSFMCGNAGNIWELVTFRFIQGLGGGALLSVSQAVMFELFPEEKRGVASALFGIGVFVGPTIGPTLGGVITENYSWPWIFYINIPLGIAAAVSCYFLLTEPKVKAAVSKVDWTGIFLLSAGIGTLQTVLERGQTEDWFATGYITAFTVIAIISLVAFVLWELKINNPVVNLRVLKSRTLSIAAVLTFVTGIGLFTSVFMTPVVAQRLLNFTPTETGLLLLPGAITAIFALMLSGTLLQKGLSPIVIIITGFALFMYFSWRMGQINFEVSSSQLSFLLIFRALGIALLTVPLTALAVSGLPAKDMPQGAALNNMMRQLGGSFGISIVNTYTARRTALHRVDLISHIAPGDPSFTQRFNGYVAYLQQKGFDISIAKQKAMALIETQVVKQSSMLSYLDAYMLIGLLFAATLPLLLLVKKPAQKRPAVVLSDH; encoded by the coding sequence ATGAGTCAACTAAAAAGACAATTGCTGATACTCACTGTTATAGCCGCTGCGGTGATGGAGCTGATAGATACCTCTATCGTCAATGTAGCCCTCTCACACATGAGCGGTAACCTGGGTGCCACACTGGAGGATACCAGCTGGGTGATTACCTCTTACGCCATTGCTAACGTAATCATTATCCCAATCACCAGCTTTTTAACTACTAAGCTGGGGCGTCGTAATTACTATATCGGGTCCATTATTGTATTTACGGTATGTTCGTTTATGTGCGGTAACGCCGGTAACATTTGGGAGCTCGTAACGTTCCGTTTTATACAAGGACTGGGTGGTGGTGCACTGTTATCGGTATCGCAAGCAGTAATGTTTGAGTTATTTCCTGAAGAAAAACGCGGAGTAGCCAGTGCGCTGTTTGGTATTGGCGTGTTTGTAGGGCCAACTATCGGTCCGACACTGGGCGGCGTAATTACCGAAAATTACTCATGGCCATGGATTTTTTACATCAACATTCCGCTTGGTATAGCAGCAGCTGTTTCTTGTTATTTCCTGTTGACCGAACCCAAGGTGAAGGCGGCCGTCAGCAAGGTAGACTGGACCGGCATCTTCTTGCTCAGCGCAGGCATCGGTACACTGCAAACCGTATTAGAGCGCGGGCAAACTGAAGATTGGTTTGCTACCGGTTATATAACTGCTTTCACAGTTATTGCCATTATATCGCTCGTTGCATTTGTGTTGTGGGAGCTAAAGATAAATAATCCGGTAGTAAACCTGCGGGTTCTAAAAAGCCGTACGCTCAGCATTGCCGCGGTACTCACCTTTGTCACCGGTATCGGTCTGTTTACTTCGGTATTTATGACGCCTGTTGTAGCCCAGCGATTACTCAATTTTACTCCAACCGAGACAGGTCTGTTACTGTTACCCGGTGCCATTACCGCCATTTTTGCACTGATGCTATCGGGTACCTTGTTACAAAAAGGTCTTTCGCCAATCGTAATTATCATTACAGGTTTTGCGCTCTTTATGTATTTCAGTTGGCGCATGGGACAAATTAACTTCGAGGTATCATCGAGCCAGTTAAGCTTCCTGCTCATCTTCCGTGCGTTGGGCATTGCATTGCTCACCGTGCCGTTAACTGCGCTGGCCGTATCGGGCTTGCCGGCTAAAGATATGCCGCAGGGCGCAGCACTTAATAATATGATGCGCCAGTTGGGTGGCTCGTTCGGTATCTCTATTGTTAATACTTATACCGCAAGGCGCACTGCGCTGCACCGGGTAGACCTCATCAGTCATATCGCGCCGGGCGATCCATCTTTCACCCAACGCTTCAACGGCTATGTGGCTTATCTGCAGCAAAAAGGCTTTGATATTTCTATAGCCAAGCAAAAAGCAATGGCATTGATAGAAACACAGGTGGTCAAACAATCATCAATGCTGAGTTACCTGGATGCCTATATGCTCATTGGTCTGCTGTTTGCCGCTACGCTGCCACTGTTGCTTTTGGTCAAGAAACCGGCACAGAAACGCCCGGCGGTGGTGCTGTCAGATCATTAA